Part of the Cellulomonas hominis genome, GCGCCGCTGTCGATCGTGATGCCGCCGGCGGCGTTGGCAGCACCGGAGGCACCGAGCGTGAGGGTGAGGGCGAGGGCGGCGGTCGCGAGGGCCTTCAGGGAGGTGCGCATGGATGTCTCCTGTCACAAAGGGTTGACTCTCTGTCACGTCGATCATGACTCATCAGGCGGCGCCCGCACCACCTCCTGAGGGGTTTCGCAGCAGTTCCGCCCGTTCGGGTGAATTGTCTGCGCTGGTCACGCGCCGTGTCGCAGTATCACCCCCGGTGAGAGAAGTCCAGGGATGTCATGCGCCGAGGTCTGTGGTGTCATAGATGTCATGACCAGGGGACAGCGCGACGCGGAGCGGCGGCTCGCCGCCGAGATCGACTCGTCGATCCCGGACGTGCTGCGCCGCGAGTGGGACCGGCACGTCGCCCGCGAGCAGGCGGTCGTCGCACGCCAGGGGATCTTCTCCCCGCGCCTGCACCCCTTCGGCTACGAGCTCGGCTTCCGGGCGCCCGGGTCGACGGGGGTCGACGCGGCCGGCTGGACGGAGCTGCAGCACGAGCGCGCCACCAGCGCGGTCCTGCGCGCGACGTTCGGCCGCGCGGACGTCGACGAGGTCGGGCACGGCCGCTGGCTGTTCGTGCGGTGCCCGCGGTCGTACCTGGTCGGGGACCTGCACCTGCCCGCCCGCCCGGACCGCCTCGTCATCGAGATCGCCGGCGGCACCCGCATCGACGGCGACGTGCTGCGCGGCGTCCGGCGGCTCCGCGAGCAGGGCTTCCGGATCGCCCTGGCCGGGTTCGTCTCGCGCGCCGACCAGCGCGCGCTGCTCCCGCAGGCCGACTTCGTCAAGATCGACGCCCGGGACCTCGACGTCGAGGGCGAGCCCGTCGTCGACCTGGCGCGGTCCCACGGCGCGCTGCTGGTCGCCGAGTTCGTCGAGTCGTCCGCCGAGCTGCGCGCCGGCCGCCGCCTGGGCTTCGACCTGTACCAGGGGTACCTGCTGGAGCGGAGCCTGCTGCTGGACCGCTCGTCGGCGCCGCTGCTCGGCCCCGACCACGACTCGATCGGCCGCTCGCTCTAGCGGGTCGTGCCGTCCCACCAGCGCAGCACCCGCAGGGCGCGCAGCGTCACCCACCGCGAGGGCCTGCCCACGCCCGCGTCGAGCGCGAACCACGTGCGCCCGCGCGGCGTCCGGTCCAGGAGCCAGCGGCCGTCCGGCTGCCGGCGCGCCCGCACGTGCTCGACCGCCTCCGCCGCCCGCGGGTCCGGGGCCGCGCCGTCGTGGAGCGACGCCGCCCGGAGGTGGTCGAGCGCGCGCAGCACGTCGTAGCGCCACCGGTTCGGGTGCTGGAACGCGAGGTAGTCCGGGTCGGCGGGCTCGCCGGTGCTCAGCCGCCGGAACAGGTGCCGGTCCAGCAGGAACTCCGTGCCCGACCGCCGGGCCGCGCGCGACCCCGGGCTGCCCCCGGTCGCGCGCTCGTGCTCCAGCAGTCCCTCCAGCACGTTGATCGTCGTGTCGAACGAGGACCGCACCGAGCCGAGCGGCCGCTCGCAGTTCCAGCCGCCGTCCGGTTGCCGCTCCCCCACCAGCCGCGCCACCAGTGCGGCGACGTCGACGCCGAAGTACGCCCCGTCCGCCACCGTCCGGCCGTTGATGCACTCCTCGGTCTCGCCGGCCCAGTACGGCTGACCGCCCTCGTCCCACCGACTGTGCTCGCCCACGAGCCGCACCGCCCGAACCGCCGGCGCGCACCGGGGGTCGAGCCCGAGCTCGCGCAGCTGGGACAGCACGAACGACGTCGCCGTCCACGGCTGGCCGGACGCGTCCCACTCCTCGCGCGTGAACCCTCGCGGGACGTAGGAGCCGCCCGCCCACTGGCCGTCCGGGTCCTCGAGCGCGAGCAGGCGGGCGCCCCAGCCCTCCGTCTCGACGCGCGCGCGCTCCGGGGACCAGGTCCGCTCGGGCAGCCCCTGGACGTCCCGCATCGCCTGCCACCGGACGGCGGGGTCGCCGTCGAGCAGCCAGGCCACGACTGCGTCCTCGTGCACGCCCGGCACGCTACCGCGGGGCGCGCCGGGGGCGCGCGACGGAGAGCGTGCGAGGGGGAACGTGCGACGGGCGGTCGGTGCGCGACGGGTCAGCGGCGGACGGAGGCCGCGATGCGCAGGACGGCGCGCTCGACGGCGAAGTGCGGGTCGCGGCTCGCGCCCTTCACCTCGGCGTCCGCCTGCGCGACGGCCGTGATCGCCTGGGCCAGCCCCTCGGGCGTCCAGCTCGCGAGCTCCTTGCGCGACCGGTCGATCTGCCAGGGGGCGAGCCCGAGGTCCCGCTCCGCGCCCGAGCCGCGGCCCCGGACCGCCGAGACCTTCGCCAGCACCCGCAGCCGCGCGGCCAGCGCCGCGACCAGCGGCACCGGGTCGACGCCGGTCGCGAAGGCGTGCCGCAGCAGCGCGACCGCCTCCCCGGCGGCCCCCCCGACCGCCGCGTC contains:
- a CDS encoding EAL domain-containing protein, with the translated sequence MTRGQRDAERRLAAEIDSSIPDVLRREWDRHVAREQAVVARQGIFSPRLHPFGYELGFRAPGSTGVDAAGWTELQHERATSAVLRATFGRADVDEVGHGRWLFVRCPRSYLVGDLHLPARPDRLVIEIAGGTRIDGDVLRGVRRLREQGFRIALAGFVSRADQRALLPQADFVKIDARDLDVEGEPVVDLARSHGALLVAEFVESSAELRAGRRLGFDLYQGYLLERSLLLDRSSAPLLGPDHDSIGRSL
- a CDS encoding squalene cyclase; this translates as MHEDAVVAWLLDGDPAVRWQAMRDVQGLPERTWSPERARVETEGWGARLLALEDPDGQWAGGSYVPRGFTREEWDASGQPWTATSFVLSQLRELGLDPRCAPAVRAVRLVGEHSRWDEGGQPYWAGETEECINGRTVADGAYFGVDVAALVARLVGERQPDGGWNCERPLGSVRSSFDTTINVLEGLLEHERATGGSPGSRAARRSGTEFLLDRHLFRRLSTGEPADPDYLAFQHPNRWRYDVLRALDHLRAASLHDGAAPDPRAAEAVEHVRARRQPDGRWLLDRTPRGRTWFALDAGVGRPSRWVTLRALRVLRWWDGTTR